From the genome of Vicia villosa cultivar HV-30 ecotype Madison, WI linkage group LG2, Vvil1.0, whole genome shotgun sequence, one region includes:
- the LOC131650569 gene encoding uncharacterized protein LOC131650569, giving the protein MAGRNDAPIAAALEAMAQALEHQPNAGENAGSRSLATFQRENPPWLETRQRLEAAGEEITWDVFRREFLRKYYPEIVRGKKEIEFHKLKQGNMSVTDYAAKFTELAKFYPYYDGEGAEFSKCVKFENGLRSEIKKAIGYQQIRIFPNLVDSCRIFEEDNVAHYKIVSDRRGRQNQQRGKPYDAPAGKGKQRASPGHRASGGGAPAPIVFYVWKG; this is encoded by the exons ATGGCTGGAAGGAACGATGCTCCGATTGCTGCTGCTTTGGAGGCTATGGCTCAAGCTCTGGAACATCAACCTAATGCTGGTGAGAATGCTGGGTCTCgcagtttggctaccttccagaGGGAGAACCCGCCG TGGCTAGAAACACGTCAGAGACTAGAAGCTGCAGGTGAAGAGATCACTTGGGATGTGTTCcgaagggaatttctgaggaagtactacCCTGAGATTGTCCGTGGTAAGAAGGAAATTGAGTTCCACAAACTGAAACAAGGGAACATGTCAGTGACCGATTATGCTGCGAAGTTCACTGAATTGGCCAAATTTTACCCATACTATGATGGAGAAGGTGCAGAGTTTtcaaagtgtgttaagtttgaaaatGGGTTACGCTCTGAGATCAAGAAGGCTATAGGGTATCAGCAGATTCGCATTTTTCCTAACTTGGTAGACAGTTGTagaatttttgaggaagataatgtTGCTCACTATAAGATTGTCAGTGATAGAAGAGGGAGGCAGAATCAGCAACGTGGCAAGCCTTATGACGCTCCAGCTGGCAAGGGCAAACAGAGAGCTTCTCCGGGCCATAGAGCAAGTGGGGGAGGTGCTCCTGCTCcgattgtgttttatgtatggAAAGGCTAG